The Cygnus olor isolate bCygOlo1 chromosome 18, bCygOlo1.pri.v2, whole genome shotgun sequence genome includes a window with the following:
- the MRPL58 gene encoding peptidyl-tRNA hydrolase ICT1, mitochondrial, translating to MAARTLRALCRPRLLVAGSSRRAAAGAEFRSAYSLDKLYPPRGGGGGDDTGSVPEQEAKPPALDIPMDRLTVSYCRSSGPGGQNVNKVNTKAEVRFHLASADWIPEAVRQKMASMHKNKINRAGELIVNSEESRYQMRNLAICLEKIRVMVTEATEKPKVVSKETAQELIARVERMNRERLRQKKIHSNIKQSRKADFD from the exons atggcggcgcgcACTCTCCGAGCCCTGTGCCGGCCGCGGCTGCTCGTGGCCGGCTCCTCGCGGCGGGCCGCTGCCGGGGCGGAGTTCCGGAGCGCCTACAGCCTGGACAAGCTGTACCCgccgcgggggggcggcggcggcgacgaTACCGGCAGCGTCCCG GAGCAGGAGGCCAAGCCGCCGGCCCTCGACATCCCCATGG aCCGACTGACTGTATCCTACTGCCGGAGCAGCGGCCCTGGTGGGCAGAACGTTAATAAAG TGAATACTAAGGCAGAAGTCAGGTTCCACCTGGCATCAGCAGACTGGATCCCAGAAGCTGTGAGACAAAAAATGGCATCAATG CACAAAAATAAGATAAACCGAGCTGGTGAGCTGATTGTAAACTCTGAAGAGAGTCGCTACCAAATGAGGAATCTGGcaatttgtttagaaaaaatcAGAGTCATGGTCACAGAGGCTACTGAAAAGCCAAAGGTGGTGTCTAAGGAGACTGCACAGGAGCTCATAGCCAG GGTGGAAAGAATGAACCGTGAACGactaagacagaaaaaaatacactcaaATATAAAACAGAGCAGGAAGGCAGATTTCGACTGA
- the ATP5PD gene encoding ATP synthase subunit d, mitochondrial, with protein MAGRRAALKAIDWAAFAERVPANQRAMFNALKTRSDALSARLASLPEKPPAIDWAHYKAAIAKAGMVDEFQKKFSALKIPEPVDTQSAKIDAQEQESAKNTAEYVQASKARIAQYEQHLQKLKSMIPFEQMTIEDMAEAFPETKLDKEKHPFWPHKPIADL; from the exons ATGGCGGGCCGCAGAGCCGCTCTCAAGGCCATCGACTGGGCCGCCTTCGCCGAGAGGGTGCCCGCCAACCAGCGAGCCATGTTCAACGCCCTGAAGACCCGCAGCGACGCGCTGTCGGCCCG GCTGGCCAGCCTGCCGGAGAAGCCCCCCGCCATCGACTGGGCTCACTACAAGGCTGCCATTGCTAAGGCCGGCATGGTGGACGAGTTCCAGAAGAAG TTCAGTGCACTGAAGATTCCTGAACCCGTGGATACACAAAGTGCTAAAATTGATGCTCAAGAACAGGAATCT GCGAAGAACACCGCTGAGTACGTGCAAGCTTCCAAAGCTCGGATTGCCCAGTATGAACAGCAC CTTCAGAAGCTCAAAAGCATGATTCCCTTTGAACAAATGACAATTGAAGACATGGCTGAAGCGTTTCCTGAAACCAAACTGGATAAGGAGAAGCATCCATTCTGGCCTCACAAACCGATTGCTGATCTGTAA
- the LOC121057168 gene encoding 5-hydroxytryptamine receptor 3A-like, whose product MQRAFIAILTLSLGTAGAAPRYICTYYDVIEHLNITSHSKLHAHILPKTNWKEPLEVNMDFMLIAILSVAEKLQTVTFYFVLSLEWRNAFVTWDPQDFCNISKIVLPMDSYWSPPIFILERVNEQKSDLEYVVVTHNGTFNTSHPFQVTLTCSLMILKFPFDTQTCNISIASFLYPVTDLVMKIKRTPAEMMKNSQSYFITDGEWKFTNLSISEYREGLDDEEYPVIVYKISMERRPTLYILNLILPTCALYLLDMAVLFGPSSLEEKISFQISIILGSSMLAVILNNMLPTSSNEPPIIVIFFLGTFLLMIMAVLDTFFLLHQQHKSLRLDKALGSIQQGSHTKLATTDANNQAMKHLAKKTQEKGQQAKPRWKPQEQDPVLPVLEKVLLYSHLFLSFFFFAVISIKWSS is encoded by the exons ATGCAGCGAGCTTTTATAGCTATCCTCACCCTTTCTCTTGGGACAG caggggctgctcccaggTACATCTGCACGTACTACGATGTCATCGAGCACCTGAACATCACCTCCCACAGCAAGCTGCACGCGCACATACTGCCAAAGACGAACTGGAAGGAGCCTCTGGAAGTGAACATGGATTTTATGCTGATAGCTATTCTCTCTGTG GCTGAAAAGCTGCAGACAGTCACTTTTTATTTCGTGTTGAGTTTG GAGTGGAGGAACGCCTTTGTGACTTGGGACCCGCAGGATTTCTGCAACATCTCCAAAATTGTTCTGCCAATGGATTCCTATTGGTCGCCCCCCATCTTCATTTTAGAACG GGTGAACGAACAGAAGTCGGACTTGGAGTACGTGGTTGTCACGCACAATGGCACCTTCAACACAAGCCACCCCTTCCAGGTTACCTTAACATGCAGCCTGATGATCCTCAAGTTCCCCTTCGACACCCAGACGTGCAACATAAGTATAGCTTCATTTCTCTACCCAG TAACAGACCTTGTCATGAAAATCAAACGGACACCAGCTGAGATGATGAAAAACAGCCAGAGTTACTTCATAACTGATGGAGAATGGAAGTTCACCAACCTGAGCATCAGTGAATACAGGGAAGGGTTGGATGATGAAGAATATCCAGTGATCGTCTACAAG ATTTCCATGGAGAGACGACCTACTCTGTATATTCTGAACCTGATCCTGCCAACGTGCGCACTGTACCTGCTCGATATGGCTGTGTTGTTTGGACCCAGCTCTCTCGAGGAGAAAATCAGCTTCCAGATTTCCATCATCCTGGGCAGCTCCATGTTAGCCGTGATTCTCAACAACATGCTTCCTACTTCCTCCAACGAACCACCCATAATAG TGATATTCTTCTTAGGCACCTTCCTGTTAATGATCATGGCTGTGTTAGACACCTTCTTCCTGCTGCATCAGCAGCACAAATCCCTACGCTTAGACAAGGCTCTCGGAAGCATCCAgcaag GTAGTCACACCAAGCTGGCAACGACAGACGCCAACAACCAGGCCATGAAACACCTTGCCAAGAAGACCCAGGAAAAGGGGCAGCAAGCCAAGCCCCGCTGGAAACCACAGGAGCAGGACCCAGTTCTACCAGTTCTGGAGAAGGTGCTTCTCTACAGTCACTTATTcttgtcattctttttttttgctgttatctCTATAAAATGGAGCAGCTAG
- the CDR2L gene encoding cerebellar degeneration-related protein 2-like: protein MLSADRMEEFQSEEEEPWYDQQDLEQDLHLAAELGKTLLERNKELEDSLQQMYATNEEQVQEIEYLTKQLEMLRQMNEQHAKVYEQLDLTARDLELANQKLVLESKTSQQKIQCLTETIEGLQNQVEELQKQVEEMRSLEQLRIRREKRERRRTIHTFPCLKELCSSPRYEDAFQVHGSSTEFNQKPLERENERLQAMVDSLRSQVNQEKQRKERVEREYTSVIQEYSDLEQRVCEMESCKLRIKELEAELLELQQMKQVKKYLLSREDNLSEALLEPLNNAPEADYIDLSEEEGGKSHGPSMTPSPNHPVRKSCSDTALNAIVTKDAVSRHEGNYTLHANNVRKRGMSILREVDEQYHALLEKYEELLSKCRQHKDSVRHAGVQTSRPISRDSSFRDFRGEGYELEERKSMEKTISKHVEAVDKRLEQSQPEYKALFKEIFSRIQKTKADINATKVKNKSSK, encoded by the exons ATGCTGAGCGCCGACAGGATGGAGGAGTTTCAGAGCGAGGAAGAGGAGCCCTGGTACGACCAGCAGGACCTGGAGCAGG ACCTGCACTTGGCCGCGGAGCTGGGGAAGACGCTGCTGGAGCGCAACAAAGAGCTGGAGGACTCCCTGCAGCAGATGTACGCCACCAACGAGGAGCAAGTGCAGGAAATCGAG TACCTGACCAAGCAGCTGGAGATGCTGCGGCAGATGAACGAGCAGCACGCAAAAGTCTACGAGCAGCTGGACCTGACCGCGCGGGACCTGGAGCTGGCGAACCAGAAGCTCGTGCTAGAAAGCAAGACGTCCCAACAGAAGATCCAGTG CTTGACAGAAACGATCGAGGGGCTGCAGAACcaggtggaggagctgcagaagcaggtggAGGAGATGCGGAGCTTGGAGCAGCTCCGCATCCGGCGGGAGAAGAGGGAGCGGCGCCGAACCATCCACACCTTCCCCTGCCTGAAGgagctgtgctccagccccag gtATGAAGACGCATTTCAGGTCCACGGTTCTTCAACAGAGTTCAACCAGAAGCCGCTGGAGCGGGAGAATGAGCGTCTCCAAGCCATGGTGGACTCCTTACGGTCCCAGGTCAACCAGGAGAAGCAGCGGAAGGAGAGGGTTGAGCGAGAGTACACCTCTGTTATTCAGGAGTACTCGGACCTTGAGCAGCGGGTGTGCGAGATGGAGAGCTGCAAACTGCGCATCAaggagctggaagcagagctCCTCGAGCTACAGCAAATGAAACAAGTCAAGAAGTATCTGCTCAGCAGGGAAGACAACTTGTCCGAGGCCCTCCTTGAGCCACTGAATAACGCACCGGAGGCGGACTACATCGACCTCTcggaggaggagggagggaaaagtCACGGGCCGTCCATGACGCCTTCCCCAAACCATCCTGTCCGGAAAAGCTGCAGCGACACAGCCCTCAACGCCATCGTGACCAAGGACGCCGTGAGCCGGCACGAGGGAAACTACACACTGCACGCCAACAACGTGCGCAAACGGGGCATGTCCATCCTGCGGGAGGTGGACGAGCAGTATCACGCCTTGCTGGAGAAGTACGAAGAGCTCCTGAGCAAATGCCGGCAGCACAAGGACAGCGTGCGCCATGCGGGGGTCCAAACGTCTCGCCCCATCTCTCGCGACAGCTCCTTCAGAGACTTCCGGGGAGAAGGATACGAGttggaggagaggaaaagcatGGAGAAGACCATCAGCAAACATGTGGAGGCCGTGGACAAGCggctggagcagagccagcCCGAGTACAAGGCTCTTTTTAAGGAGATCTTCTCCCGCATccagaagacaaaagcagacATCAATGCCACAAAGGTGAAAAACAAGAGCAGCAAATGA